The following are encoded together in the Armatimonadota bacterium genome:
- a CDS encoding cold-shock protein, translated as METGKVKWFNDQKGYGFIERDAGGEDVFVHYSGIDAEGYRSLEEGALVEFEVVTDAKGPRADKVRVIGA; from the coding sequence GTGGAAACCGGCAAGGTCAAGTGGTTCAATGATCAGAAGGGTTACGGATTCATTGAGCGTGATGCTGGTGGAGAGGACGTTTTCGTCCATTACTCCGGCATCGATGCCGAAGGCTACAGGTCCCTCGAGGAAGGCGCGCTTGTGGAGTTCGAGGTTGTGACTGACGCAAAGGGGCCGCGGGCCGACAAGGTCAGGGTCATCGGCGCGTAA